In Candidatus Paceibacterota bacterium, the sequence CGCAGCCAGCATAGCTGGACCCTGGTCCGCGGCGAGCCGAGATCTGCCGCTGGATTTTGCCCAGATCCCCGATGATGATCCGGCGGCCTTCGTGAAGGCCTCAGTCCCCGGCACGCGCGAAGCACAAGACGCCGTCTTGTTGGCCTCCGTACCCAGCACCACCACGGTGCAAATGGCGCCGGTGAAAGAGGTGGTGACTTACAGCGGCGCGCCACAATTCGTGACCATCCCGAGCACGACCGTCCAGTATGCGGTCAACACGCCTAACCAGGTGTTCCTGGTCAGCGGCGGGTACTACTGGTGTTACGGGGGGGCGTGGCTCACGGCGCCCACCCCAAGCGGGCCTTGGACCTATTGCACCAGCGTGCCGGCGGCGATTTACACGATTCCGCCGTCCAACCCGAACTACAATGTCACCTACGTGGTGGTTCAAAGCTCGACGCCGACGACCGTCGTTTACAGCCAAACGTCCGGCTATAGCGGGCAATATGTGGCCGCGACGGGCGTGCTCATGTTCGGCATGGGCATGTTGGCCGGCGCGGCCATCGCTGACCACCACCACGACGACTATTATTACCCACCCCCGTGCCATTACTCTTACGGTTGCGGCGCGGTGTATCACCACGGTTATGGCGGTTACTACGCCTCGGCGCACGTCTCATACGGGCCTTATGGCGGGGCCGGGCGGACGGCTTCCTACAACCCGTACACCGGCACTTACGCGCGCTCAAGCTACGCCTACGGTCCCTACGGCAACGCCGCCCGCGGGGCGGCTTATAATCCCTACACCGGCACCTCGGCGGCGGGTCGTACGGTGAGCACACCCTACGGGACCGCGAGACAGGGTGCGGCGTACAATCCATATACGGGAGCTCGAGCAGCGGGCGGGTCGGTCAGCACCGCCTACGGTTCGGCCGGGCGTGGCGCGGCCTACAATCCCACGACCGGCCAAGGCGCGGCGGGCCGCTATGCCTCAGGCGCTTACGGGAGTGCTGGGGCGGTGCGAACCACCGAGGGCAGCGGTATGGTGGCATGGGACACGAAAAACAGCCAGGGGTCGGTCGGGAAGACCCAGTCGGGCGATGTGTATGCGGCAAAGGACGGCACCGTTTACAAGAAGGACTCCGACGGGGGATGGTCGCAAAACTCGGGCAGTGGTTGGGAAAGCACGACCAAACCGCAGCCCGCCGCCGCCAAGCCGCAAGCCTCCAGCACATCCAGCGCGAGCCGTCAGGCCCAGGCCAGCTCCTATCGGCAACAGCCCGCGACAAGCGCTTCTTCCGCCTCGAGCAGTTGGAGCCGCAACCAGCAGAGCATGGAATCGCAGGCGCAGGCGCGCCAGTATGGGAATCGGCAAAGCCAGAAAGCACAGTCGTGGCAAAGTTCGGGTGGCTCCCGTGGCAGCAGCTTCAGCGGCTCCCGCAGCGGCGGGGGCGGACGGCGCAGATAACAACGCCTCGCCCGCATGAAACCCCAGAGCTTATCCGCCACCAGCCCAGAATGGCCGAGGTGCCCCTCCCGGGCACGAGGACTCGCCAGGCTGAGATCATTCGCGGGCCCTCTGGCAGCTCTCGCGGCCTTAATCCTGGGCGGCTGTACCGCGTCGATTGGCGCGGTCCGCGTGACCACGCGGCAGGCCTATGCGCAGGTGCAAGCCAGCGCGCTCCGCACCGGCGGGCCGAGTGCGGATACTGTTTCGATCCTGCACCGCTACGATCTGGACCGCCTGGCCCCCCGCCAGCCGGATGCGGCTGTGCATCAGCTCTACCAGAAGGCTCTGGCCACCGGCGATCGAGACCTCCTATTCGCGCTGGCGGAGTTGAGCTACGCGGCGGGGGACCACATTCGCCGCAGCGTCAAGCCCTGGGACCCGCGCGAGGCGCGTGACTACTACCTCGGCGCGGCGGTTTATGCCTGGCTGTTCCTGTTTGGTGACGGAGAAGATGCGCCGCCCGGCCCGTTCGATCGCCGCTTTCGCGCGGCGTGCGATTTCTACAACTACGGTCTCGGCCTGGCGCTCACCGGACCGCGGAGCACCAACGCGGTCGTTCGACTGGAAAACGCCCGGCGCCGGCTGCCCATGGGCGAAATCGAATTGCGGCTTCGCCAAGACGAGCTGGCATTGCAACTCCATCAGTGCGAGGAGATCCTGCTTGCGGATCAATTCCGCGTCCACGGCTTGAGTGTGCGCAACCGCGAGCCGGGTGTGGGGGCGCCACTGATTGCGGTCTTGCCGACCGATCCCGCTTTGGGCATGCGGCGGGCCGTGCCCGCTACGGTGCTGCTACGCTTGCAAGGGACGCTGGCCGACTTTGCTGCCAGCCGGGGCGCCGCCGCGCTGGAACTGTATTCTCCCTTCGAAGACACGAACGTGACGATCGGACAGGCTAAAGTGCCGCTGGAGACCGATCTCACGACCTATCGCGCCTACACCTTGAACCAATCCACGATCTGGAAGCTCGGCAAACTGGATTTCCTCGCTCCAGCCAAGCGCAGTCCCAGCCAGTTGATCCTGAATCAGCCCTATGAATCGGGCCGCATCCCGGTCGTGCTTGTCCATGGCACTTTCTCCAGCCCGGTCACCTGGGCGGAAATGGGCAACACCCTGATCGCCGACCCCGTGTTGCGCCAGCGCTATCAGTTCTGGACTTTTAAGTACGGCAGTGGCAATCCGCTGGTGCGATCCATTGCGGACCTGCGCGCGGCCCTGACGGCCGAGGCGCAACGGCTTGACCCGCAGGGGACAAACACTGCGTTGCGGCAAATGGTGGTGATCGGTCACAGCCAGGGGGGCCTGCTCACCAAGTGCGCCGCCGTGGATACCGGCGACCGCCTCTGGCACGTGCTGAGCACCAATCGCTTGGAAGACTTGAAGACTAGTGACGCGCAGCGCGCGGAACTCCGAAGCCTCTTTTTCCTCGAGCCGCTGCCGTTTGTGCGCCGCCTCGTGTTCATTGCCACCCCGCACCGCGGCAGCTACCTCTCTGGCGGACTCGCCCGCCGGCTGGCCCGGCGGCTGGTCACGCTGCCCGGCACTCTGGCTTCCCGCGGAAAAGAACTGCTCCTCCTGGCCAAAGGCTCCGACGCCGGGAACTTTGCCGGCGACAAGCTGCCCACCAGTCTCGACGGCATGTCACCGAAGAACCCCGGCCTTTTGGTCCTGGCGGAAATCCCCGTTGTGCCGTCGGTGAAGGCTCACTCCATTATTCCTGTATTGGGGGAAGGCGACTATCGGCAGGGGCGGGACGGGGTAGTGGCCTACCAAAGTGCCCACGTGGACTATGTGGAGTCCGAGTTCGTCGTCAGAAGCAAACATTCGTGCCTGAATCAACCGGCCACGATCGAGGAAGTGCGCCGCATCCTCCACGAACATCTCAAGGAATTGCCACCCAAGACCGCTCAGGCCGACCTGCCGGTCAGCCTCAAGCTGGCTGCCCATCAATAAACACAATAACTGGACAAAAAACCACCAACAGAAACCTATGAACGCTAAAACACTGGACATAACGAGATTGGCGCTGCTTCCAGCCGCCATGCTAACCTTCGCCTCCTGCTCGTCTACCCCTTTCACGCCGCCCATCGAGACGACCGCCGCCACCGCCTATCAGGAGGGCGTGCCGGGCGGGTTGGTCGTGGAGACGCACAGCATGAAGGCTACTGTGATCGGCATTGATGCGGCCAACCGCAAAGTGACGCTCGTCACCTCAGATGGAAAGAAGACCACGGTGAAGTGCGGCCCTGATGTGATCAACTTCGACCAGATCCGTATAGGTGACCAACTCAAGGTGACAGTGGCCGAAGAAGTGGTTGCCTACCTGGCCGAAGCCGGCGCGTCACAAAGGGAGGGTGGCGCAGCGTTCGTGGCGCTGGCTCCCAAGGGCGCCAAACCAGGCGGCATCGTCACCGAGACCGTGCAGGTGACCGCCAGGGTAACCGCAATCGATCTCAAAGCTCGCAGGGCCACACTCCAATTTCCGGATGGCGCCATCCGGAAGGTCGCCGTCCGTCCGGACGTGGACCTCACGAAGCGGCATGTCGGCGAAGAAGTGGTGATCCGCATCACCGAAATGGTGGTGCTCAGTGTCGAAACGCCCTCATAGCGGATCTGGCAAGAACTTAACAGATCACAAATTAGAACCTAACATGACTATGAAACAGAAGGTTCTTATAGCCGGTATTGCCTGTACCTTGGCAATGACCGCCGTCACCGCGCATGCCGAAGAGGGCGGTAGTGCCCATTACATGCCCGGTAGCACCGCGTCCTTCATTGACGCTTTCCCTGGCAAGCCCGGCGGTATCGCCGTGCTGGACTTCTTCACCTATTACGAAGCCAGTGCGCCCGTCAATCGCCAGTTGCCGCTCGGTGGGTTACTCACCGCTGGCATCGACGCAACAGTATATGCAAATACCGTCGTGGCGGTTTACCAGACACCGTGGAGCGTCCTGGGCGGCGGGTTGGCGGCGGGTGTGGCGCTGCCTTATGTCTGGCTGGAAGTGAAAGGAGAAGCGCAGCGCACAGGCCCCGGTGGACAGCCTGGCACCCGTTTTACAGCCAAAGATACTGCGGATGGGTTCGGCGATATGACTATCTATCCTTTTATGCTGGGATGGACAAATATCGCGCCCGACCTCAAACTCGACCTCCGCCTGGGCATCTATGCTCCCACCGGAGATTATGAACAGGGCCGGCTGGCCAACGTCGGCAAAAACTACTGGTCCTTTGAGCCGGGCATCATGGCGAGCTGGTTCAGCAGCAAGATTGGCACCGAAGTCAGCCTTTACACCGGTGTGGATTTCAACACGGAAAACGGCGACACCGATTATACCAGTGGCACATCCCTGCACATGGATCTGACGGTGGCGCAGCACTTGCCTCTCTTTGGAGGCTTGGCGGGTGTGGGTGGAAACGCCTTTTACTACCAGCAATTGACCGGTGACAGTGGCCCCGGCGCGCGACTCGGCGATTTCGAAGGAATGACCTGCGGTATCGGCCCGGTTATTTCTTACGTTCGCCCCTTGGGCCGTGATACCACCTTGCTGGCTGAAATTAAGTGGTTACCCGAGTTGGACACCGATAAGCGCCTGGAGGGCGACTACGTCTGGGTAAAGCTGGGCATTCTGTTCTGACGATTGGCAGTTCAAACAACTCACATGACCAACCAAACAAATCCCATAAAGCTCTCCCTGATCACACTGGTTTTCACGCTCACCGCGGCAACGGCCCTCGCGCAGAACAACGCGGGGAGTTTTTACCGTCCGCTTACTCTCCAGACGGCCGACACTGGAAGTGGTGCGGGAGCCGTCTCTGATGCTGAGGATCAGCAAGCAAAAGCCGCCGCCCTCGCCAAGGCGACTTTAAACCCCATCGCCAGCCTCATCAGCGTTCCCATTCAGAACAATTTTGATTGGGGTGCGGGCCCTGCGGACGATGGATTTGAATACAAGGTAACGGTGCAACCCGTGATACCAATATCGCTCAACGAGAATTGGAATGTCATTTCGCGCACGATCCTGCCTTTTATTCATCGGGAAAACTACTCTGGCCCCGGCACCAGGTCGGGCCTTGCCGATACGACCCAGAGCCTCTTCTTCTCGCCAGTGAAACCCGGACCGGGAGGCTGGATTTGGGGTGCCGGACCCGTGCTGCAGATTCCGACGGCCACGGATGATCTGCTCGGCGAGGAAAAATGGGGCGCAGGCCCTACCGCCGTCGTCTTAAAGCAGCAGGGGCCGTGGACCTATGGCACTCTGTTCAACCACGTCTGGTCCTTCGCTGGTGAGGAGCGTCGCGCTGATGTCAATCGCACGTTCCTCCAACCTTTTGTGTCCTACACAACCAAGACCTTCACCAGCATCGGGCTCAATACCGAGAGCACCTATGATTGGCAGCGGTCCCAATGGACCGTGCCGGTGAACCTGTTCGTGCAGCAGTTGCTAAAAGTTGGCAAGCAGCCCATCTCCCTGCAAGTTGGCGGACGCTATTACGCTGAAGGGCCTAGCGGTGCGCCGGAATGGGGCCTGCGTTTCCAGATCTCATTCCTGTTTCCGAAGTAAACCCCATGAACCACCTGCAACCGAACGGGTCTTTTCCAAACGAAACGATACTATGAAAACAAAATCTATCCTCACCACCCTCAGTCTCGCACTAGGTGCAATTGCAATACCAGCGGCGGACGGGCTCGACCGGACGGTGCTGCCGGTTCAGTTCCCGAAACCACCCGCCCTCAAGGAACTCTACGCCAAGGACGTGAAGACCATTCCGCCCAGGCAAGAAGTGAAGGCACCCCAGGGCGCGCCCAATGTGCTGGTCATCCTGATTGACGACCTCGGCTTCGGTGCCACGGAAACCTTCGGCGGTCCGATGAAGACGCCCACGATGCAGAAGCTGGCGACGGGCGGTCTTCGCTACAACAGCTTCCACACGACGGCGCTCTGTTCGCCGACGCGCGTCGCGCTCAAGTCGGGCCGCAACCATCACACGGGCAACATGGGCTTCATCACCGAAATGGCGACGGGTCTGCCCGGTGCCACCGGCGAGGTCCCCAACAACGTGGCCCCGCTGGCGAAGATTCTTCAGTTGAATGGCTACAGCACGGCGGCGTTCGGCAAGTGGCACGAGACGGCGGTCTGGGAAACCAGCGTGTCCGGTCCGTTCGACCGCTGGCCGTTGCGGCAGGGCTTTGACAAGTTCTATGGCTTCATCGGTGGTGAAGCGAACCAGTGGGCGCCGTACCTGCATGACGGGGTCGCCCAGGTCGAGCTTCCCAACGACCCGAACTACATCCTGAACACGGACATGGCGAATCAGGCAGTGGCGTGGCTGAAGTTCCAGAAAGCCATGACGCCGGACAAACCGCTCTTCATTTACTACGCGCCGGGCGCCGTGCATGCGCCGCACCATGTGCCGCAGGAGTGGATCGCGAAGTGGAAGGGCAAGTTCGATGGCGGCTGGGACAAGCTGCGCGAGGAGACGCTCGCACGGCAGCTCAAAATGGGCGTGGTGCCCGCCGGCACCAGGCTTGCGCCGAAACCCAAAGCCATCAAGGATTGGGACACGCTGTCCGCCGACGAGAAGAAACTCTTCACCCGGCAAGCCGAAGTGTTTGCCGCTTTCGTGGAACATACCGATTACGAAATTGGCCGCGTGATTCAGGCCATTGACGATGTGGGCCAACTCGACAACACATTGGTGTTCTACATCGCCGGCGACAACGGGACTAGCGCCGAGGGCGGCATGAACGGCATGTTCAGCGAAATGACCTACTTCAACGGCGTCACCGAGAAAGTCGAGGATATGGTCAAGCTGGTTGACAAATGGGGCGGCCCGCAAACCTATCCGCACATGGCGGCTGGTTGGGCCGTGGCCCTCGACACGCCGTTCCAATGGACCAAACAGATG encodes:
- a CDS encoding arylsulfatase; this encodes MKTKSILTTLSLALGAIAIPAADGLDRTVLPVQFPKPPALKELYAKDVKTIPPRQEVKAPQGAPNVLVILIDDLGFGATETFGGPMKTPTMQKLATGGLRYNSFHTTALCSPTRVALKSGRNHHTGNMGFITEMATGLPGATGEVPNNVAPLAKILQLNGYSTAAFGKWHETAVWETSVSGPFDRWPLRQGFDKFYGFIGGEANQWAPYLHDGVAQVELPNDPNYILNTDMANQAVAWLKFQKAMTPDKPLFIYYAPGAVHAPHHVPQEWIAKWKGKFDGGWDKLREETLARQLKMGVVPAGTRLAPKPKAIKDWDTLSADEKKLFTRQAEVFAAFVEHTDYEIGRVIQAIDDVGQLDNTLVFYIAGDNGTSAEGGMNGMFSEMTYFNGVTEKVEDMVKLVDKWGGPQTYPHMAAGWAVALDTPFQWTKQMASDFGGTRVGMVAHWPKGIKAKNEVRPQFSHVIDIAPTILEAAGLPEPKVVNGTPQIPMEGNSLVYTFDNAAAKERHTTQYFEIAGNRAIYHDGWFARTTHKAPWEPKPRRALAEDIWELYDTRADFSLANDLAAANPKKLKELQAVFLNEARKYNVLPIDDRVFERLNGDLVGRPDLMGKRTSITVAEGMSGMMESVFINVKNRSKTITAEIEVPEKGAHGMILAQAGRFGGWALYAKDGIPAYDYNFLGLKSTTIADTKPLSAGKHTLRFEFAYDGGGPGKGGKGTLFVDSNKVAEGRIDHTQGGLFSADETADVGIDLGTPVVESIGCEAKSRFTGRIPKVTVEVK
- a CDS encoding alpha/beta fold hydrolase; its protein translation is MTTRQAYAQVQASALRTGGPSADTVSILHRYDLDRLAPRQPDAAVHQLYQKALATGDRDLLFALAELSYAAGDHIRRSVKPWDPREARDYYLGAAVYAWLFLFGDGEDAPPGPFDRRFRAACDFYNYGLGLALTGPRSTNAVVRLENARRRLPMGEIELRLRQDELALQLHQCEEILLADQFRVHGLSVRNREPGVGAPLIAVLPTDPALGMRRAVPATVLLRLQGTLADFAASRGAAALELYSPFEDTNVTIGQAKVPLETDLTTYRAYTLNQSTIWKLGKLDFLAPAKRSPSQLILNQPYESGRIPVVLVHGTFSSPVTWAEMGNTLIADPVLRQRYQFWTFKYGSGNPLVRSIADLRAALTAEAQRLDPQGTNTALRQMVVIGHSQGGLLTKCAAVDTGDRLWHVLSTNRLEDLKTSDAQRAELRSLFFLEPLPFVRRLVFIATPHRGSYLSGGLARRLARRLVTLPGTLASRGKELLLLAKGSDAGNFAGDKLPTSLDGMSPKNPGLLVLAEIPVVPSVKAHSIIPVLGEGDYRQGRDGVVAYQSAHVDYVESEFVVRSKHSCLNQPATIEEVRRILHEHLKELPPKTAQADLPVSLKLAAHQ
- a CDS encoding transporter; the protein is MTNQTNPIKLSLITLVFTLTAATALAQNNAGSFYRPLTLQTADTGSGAGAVSDAEDQQAKAAALAKATLNPIASLISVPIQNNFDWGAGPADDGFEYKVTVQPVIPISLNENWNVISRTILPFIHRENYSGPGTRSGLADTTQSLFFSPVKPGPGGWIWGAGPVLQIPTATDDLLGEEKWGAGPTAVVLKQQGPWTYGTLFNHVWSFAGEERRADVNRTFLQPFVSYTTKTFTSIGLNTESTYDWQRSQWTVPVNLFVQQLLKVGKQPISLQVGGRYYAEGPSGAPEWGLRFQISFLFPK
- a CDS encoding transporter, whose product is MKQKVLIAGIACTLAMTAVTAHAEEGGSAHYMPGSTASFIDAFPGKPGGIAVLDFFTYYEASAPVNRQLPLGGLLTAGIDATVYANTVVAVYQTPWSVLGGGLAAGVALPYVWLEVKGEAQRTGPGGQPGTRFTAKDTADGFGDMTIYPFMLGWTNIAPDLKLDLRLGIYAPTGDYEQGRLANVGKNYWSFEPGIMASWFSSKIGTEVSLYTGVDFNTENGDTDYTSGTSLHMDLTVAQHLPLFGGLAGVGGNAFYYQQLTGDSGPGARLGDFEGMTCGIGPVISYVRPLGRDTTLLAEIKWLPELDTDKRLEGDYVWVKLGILF